In Gopherus flavomarginatus isolate rGopFla2 chromosome 1, rGopFla2.mat.asm, whole genome shotgun sequence, a single genomic region encodes these proteins:
- the PHETA2 gene encoding sesquipedalian-2: MKLNERSVAHYATCDSPTDHAGFLHKRVERHHHHHHHTTSYHRRWFILKGNLLFYFEDRESRDPLGLVVLEGCTVELVEAAEEFAFAIRFDDAGAKAYVLVADCQATMEGWVKALSRASFDYMRLVVRELEKQLEDARKSLAACHKSPRKSSSGRKRHLSNPAMALVQEQPPILENGYSTWGSGYIPAGASCSDHDGGCSKPPPLPPRRRLAAGSGCGALATGLSLTGQESPVSPETACFSKLHNWYGQEIAEIRKEWLESQRSGEL, from the coding sequence ATGAAGCTGAACGAGCGAAGTGTGGCGCATTATGCCACATGTGACTCTCCGACAGACCATGCCGGCTTCCTCCACAAGCGTGTCGAGcggcaccaccatcaccaccaccacaccaCTTCCTACCACCGTCGCTGGTTCATCCTCAAGGGAAACCTGCTGTTCTATTTTGAAGATCGTGAGAGCCGGGACCCTTTGGGGCTTGTTGTGCTGGAGGGCTGCACCGTGGAACTGGTCGAGGCTGCCGAGGAATTTGCCTTTGCCATCCGCTTTGATGACGCTGGCGCCAAAGCCTACGTGCTGGTGGCTGACTGCCAGGCcaccatggagggatgggtgaaGGCGCTTTCGCGAGCCAGCTTTGACTACATGCGTTTGGTGGTGAGAGAGCTGGAGAAGCAGCTGGAGGATGCCCGTAAGAGCTTGGCTGCCTGCCACAAATCTCCAAGGAAGTCGTCATCTGGCAGAAAAAGGCATTTGTCCAATCCTGCTATGGCGCTTGTCCAGGAACAACCTCCCATCTTGGAGAACGGTTACTCCACATGGGGCAGTGGTTACATCCCTGCAGGAGCCTCCTGCTCTGATCACGATGGGGGGTGTTCCAAACCCCCGCCCCTGCCTCCTCGCCGGCGCTTGGCAGCTGGTAGTGGATGCGGAGCACTCGCCACTGGCCTCTCTTTGACTGGGCAGGAAAGCCCCGTGTCTCCGGAGACAGCCTGTTTCTCCAAGCTACACAACTGGTATGGTCAGGAGATTGCGGAGATAAggaaggagtggctggagagccaGAGGAGTGGGGAACTGTGA